One bacterium DNA window includes the following coding sequences:
- a CDS encoding extracellular solute-binding protein, with amino-acid sequence MRRYSRLRGSAPVVLALLAAVLLIPTSVPRSAGAAGQVTLNVYINGDTNIFDLWNKSLLPAFTKRYPQYRTNMVALLHGNGGQGVLDKLIAAKRAGRTTDVDLWETEPSIVEQGIPEGLWVKLTDKLVANLAKIPPEKIAATQGYGAPYRGSSVVIGYNSAFVKNPPKTFDDLVAWIKANPGKFTYCDPNTGGSGQAFVSAAIYKFVNPEKFAGSAYDPKEESAWEPAWKLLRDLQPAMYNNGFHPNGNVAVLQLLGQQNIYMASVWSDMGLDFYKRGLVPKTVKYEQITPPLFGGDSTVTLPSFSAHLEGALTLLNWLLTPEAQELVIRDVSGYPGVDWKYMPESVRRQFADVAKPYSPLPNAKYLADIKRLWHDRVAAGQ; translated from the coding sequence GTGAGACGGTATAGCAGGCTGCGCGGGTCGGCGCCGGTGGTGCTGGCGCTGCTGGCCGCGGTCCTACTGATCCCGACGTCGGTGCCGCGGAGCGCCGGGGCCGCGGGTCAGGTCACGCTGAACGTCTACATCAACGGCGACACGAACATCTTCGATCTCTGGAACAAGTCGCTGCTGCCGGCGTTCACCAAGCGCTACCCGCAGTACCGGACCAACATGGTGGCGCTGCTGCACGGCAACGGCGGGCAGGGCGTGCTCGACAAGCTGATCGCCGCCAAGCGCGCCGGCCGCACGACGGACGTCGACCTGTGGGAGACCGAGCCCTCGATCGTCGAGCAGGGCATCCCGGAGGGCCTCTGGGTCAAGCTGACGGACAAGCTGGTCGCGAACCTCGCCAAGATTCCCCCCGAGAAGATCGCCGCGACGCAGGGGTACGGCGCGCCGTACCGCGGGTCGTCGGTCGTGATCGGCTACAACAGCGCGTTCGTGAAGAACCCGCCCAAGACGTTCGACGACCTGGTGGCCTGGATCAAGGCCAACCCCGGCAAGTTCACCTATTGCGATCCCAACACCGGCGGCTCCGGCCAGGCGTTCGTCTCCGCGGCGATCTACAAGTTTGTGAACCCGGAGAAGTTCGCGGGCAGCGCCTACGACCCGAAGGAAGAGAGCGCGTGGGAGCCGGCGTGGAAGCTGCTGCGCGATCTGCAGCCGGCGATGTACAATAACGGATTCCACCCGAACGGCAACGTGGCCGTGCTGCAGCTGCTCGGCCAGCAGAACATCTACATGGCGTCGGTGTGGTCGGACATGGGCCTCGACTTCTACAAGCGCGGTCTCGTGCCCAAGACCGTGAAGTACGAGCAGATCACGCCGCCGCTCTTCGGCGGCGACTCGACCGTAACGCTGCCGTCGTTCTCCGCCCACCTCGAGGGCGCGCTCACGCTGCTCAACTGGCTGCTCACGCCGGAGGCGCAGGAACTCGTCATCCGGGACGTCTCCGGGTACCCGGGCGTCGACTGGAAGTACATGCCCGAGTCGGTGCGCCGGCAGTTCGCCGACGTGGCGAAGCCCTACTCGCCGCTGCCGAACGCGAAGTACCTCGCCGACATCAAGCGGCTGTGGCACGATCGGGTGGCGGCCGGACAGTAG
- a CDS encoding ABC transporter permease subunit, whose amino-acid sequence MNEVVSAPRPRRGAGVRRGALGLALVLPPLLVLAFLVALPAVTAVIETLTPAGGGGPTLANYARVLAVRTLRADIVFSIGITLLSVAVVFALSYPLALYLRFSRGRAARVLGVLFVVPLFVPVVIASFAMITFLVNHGLVSTLLYQVGVRAFPRLVYNGTGIMLTQVWVNIPFAVLILGAGLQAIDDALIDGARDVGAGPLRTFLAIILPLNAVPTMIALTLLFIGVFGSFTIPYLVGGNAPAMLGVTMTNYLTQYLQRTEAVTIAVLAFVIASVVGAVYVASVSRRERGAV is encoded by the coding sequence ATGAACGAAGTGGTCTCGGCGCCGCGGCCGCGCCGCGGCGCGGGAGTGCGGCGGGGAGCACTGGGGCTCGCCCTGGTGCTCCCGCCGCTGCTTGTGCTCGCCTTTCTCGTCGCCCTGCCGGCGGTGACGGCGGTCATCGAGACGCTCACCCCGGCCGGAGGCGGCGGTCCCACGCTCGCGAACTACGCCCGCGTCCTGGCCGTGCGCACGCTGCGCGCGGACATCGTCTTTTCGATCGGCATCACGCTGCTCTCGGTCGCCGTCGTCTTCGCGCTCAGCTATCCGCTCGCGCTGTACCTCCGCTTCTCCCGCGGCCGCGCCGCGCGGGTGCTCGGCGTCCTGTTCGTCGTGCCGCTGTTCGTGCCGGTGGTCATCGCCTCGTTCGCCATGATCACGTTTCTCGTCAACCACGGCCTGGTCTCGACGCTCCTGTACCAGGTCGGGGTGCGGGCGTTCCCGCGCCTCGTCTACAACGGGACCGGCATCATGCTGACCCAGGTGTGGGTCAACATCCCATTCGCGGTGCTGATCCTCGGCGCGGGGCTCCAGGCGATCGACGACGCCCTCATCGACGGCGCGCGCGACGTGGGCGCCGGTCCGCTGCGCACCTTTCTGGCGATCATCCTGCCGCTCAACGCCGTGCCGACGATGATCGCGCTGACCCTGCTGTTCATCGGCGTGTTCGGCTCGTTCACGATCCCGTACCTCGTCGGCGGCAACGCGCCGGCGATGCTCGGCGTGACGATGACGAACTATCTGACCCAGTACCTGCAGCGCACCGAGGCGGTCACGATCGCCGTCCTGGCCTTCGTGATCGCCTCGGTGGTCGGGGCCGTGTACGTGGCGAGCGTGAGCCGCCGGGAGCGAGGGGCGGTCTGA